The window CAAGGTGCACACTCTTGCACTTAATAGGTAGCACAATACACTTGAGCAAACTGGTGCGCAACCCTGACACTTCCCCAAAGTCTTTGAGAATAGGACAACACATCTTGCTCAGTTGGGTGCGGTTTAACTTCAAAAGATaggtttttcttttattttatacCAGGGAGAGTTTAGGGCTAAAATAAATACAAATAAAATTCTAAGATTTGCAGAAAATTTCGCATAAATACCTGGGCTCGTATGTAACCCTGTGAACTTTTTGTTCCGCCCTAAATGCAATCTTTAGAAAATATTATTTTTACAAAATAGTTAATTTGAGTATTAAAATATTTCTCAATTGACTTTAAAATTCCAAATAGTTTTCTAATAATTTTTCCTAacacttttattttgaagaagtcatgtTATCTTGCCGCTTAATATTTTTCTTGAGTGGAAAAACTATTTGAATATTGCAAAAATAGAATCCAAAACTGCAAagaaaatatgatatgcatatgaatgaaTAGTAAGACATcgaaattgaaaattgggatgttacatgtgTATGGGTTATTCCGTCAATTTGGTCAAACAATGTGCCGGTAGTTGCACCTGGAGTTGGGCAAGCAAGTCGAATGACTACTCTCGATGTTCCTGCTCCGAACAACAAAACCGTGTGAACTCCTAGTTATCTTGATGAACTTTGTGCTTTCCTATGCATGCAACTGTGCTTTTGTAAACTTGCTATGCTTGAGAATGTTGTGTGCTTGAGAACATTGTGTTTGTGTGCTTGAGACATTGTGTTTGTGTGCTTGAGACCATAGTTTGTTATGTATGTTCTGCAATGATGTTTGGCTATAATGTGGCAACGATTGAGTCATTTGGGAAGTGATATTTGTGCTATATATATGCGGGATATTATTTGTATATGTGATTTGTTACGAGGCTTTGCAAAGTGCAATACCCAGCTAAACATTGTTATCGAGTGTAGCACTCGGCAAAGGTGCCACATGGCACCACCTGGTATCTTGGTGGACTCTTTGCTGAGTTGGACGGGGCGGATCTCGACAAACATCACAACCTCAGATTTTACTGGACATATATTTGCCGAGGACGGAACTCGGCAAATGTCAAGAACTTGACAACTTTGCCGAGATACAGAGTTGTACTTCGCGGACTGTGCCAGCCTTTGTCGTGTGGTACAGAAAGAATGTCAACGATGCTGCCATGCCACGCATCGGTCAACCATAAGACACGTTTTGCCGAGTACAATGTCGGCAATCTCGGCATACTTTAAATCTCGGCAAACATCGATGTCCACATGTCATCTGCTCGTGTGTCCATGTTTGCCGAGTAAGTCCGCCATAGATACTCAGCGAAGACGACATCTCGGCACACTTTGGGCGCCACGTGTTGCGCTCCGGGGCCTCCGAATTTGCCGAGTATCTATGGAAGGCTCTCGGCAAAGTGGCCTGCCACGTGGTTGCCACCGTCTCCGTCCGGCCTATCAAGTGCCCTTTTTTGCCAAGTGCCCCGCCTAGGGCTTGGCGAAAGGTTTTCCGAATCCCCGATAGATGGCTCTTGGCGAAGTGGCATTTGCCTGAAGGGTTTGGGCCGAGCACCTTGAGCCGAGAACTACACTAGTCAAACACGTTGCCGAGTGGAAATTGGCTTTCGCCGAGTTTTCCTGGAACTCGGGAAACTCGGAAATTCAAGTAGGTAGCCCCCTGTCCATGTCTCATGCATGTATTTCACCTGTATTTGTTCTGATTGCACTCTTGGTAGTCCAAAGTATTTGTCGCCCTGGCCTGGACGTCGCTCTCCTCCGAGAAACTTGATAAGACGATGCCGATCGGCCGGCCTAGTGGATGCAAGGAAGACATGGTACGCATGCTAGTCCACTTGTCACTGTCCTTGAATGTTCATGCTGTAGGCACATTATTATTGTTGTCCTGGTCCTAAGATGTCACTTACAGTGGTTCAGACTTTTATGTCTACTAGAGCAATGCCCGTGCGTCGCAACGGGATATAATAGTTTTGTTAAAGCACATCTAAATGTGATctaagtattgcacatctaagtcctaTGCCGTTGATATACTATAGTATGTTAGCTTGTGTCTACCTTATATGTTGATCAGAAGTGATTTACCTGCCCATACTATGCAATTGTGTAAATAAATAATTATCAAATTTTGCCTGTGATTTACTTTATATTTTGATCAGAAGTTTGGTGAGTAAATTAAAATGAAATTGGTTTAGAAGGTAAGTAAATTAAGATGATGATTATTATACAGGGATGGTTGGACGAAGAGGTTGTAGAAAGAAAGGTGAAACGGGAATTTTACGTTTTTTTTTAAGTGGTAGAGATTAGTTTGGAAAACGTACTTCCTCGATCGCACAACTAGAAGCACGTACGCCACTATACTATTCCCAGTGGAGCCCTCATCACAACTCAGAGCAACAGCAATGGCTGAGCTGAAGCTATGCTTGTGCTTCTTGCTCCTCTGTGTACATGTCCATCATGCGACCGCTATCTCGTTCAGCTACAACTCCTTCCGCTCCGGTGATTTCAGAGAGGAGGATGACGCGATGGTCACCGACGGCAGGATTGAGCTCGTTGGCGACGAGGCCGGCGGTCGAGCAAGGGGCCGCGTCCTGTAcaagcaggcggtgcagctctgggACGGCGTCAAGGGCGAGACGGCCAGCTTCACCACGAGCTTCAACTTCAGCATCCAGTCCCTGCCTGGCCGGAGCAGCACCCCCGGGCACGGCATGACGTTCTTCGTCGCGCCCTACATGCCCGAAATGCCGCAGGAGTCCTACGACGGCTGCCTTGGGCTCTTCGACGAGAAACATGCCCCGAAGAACGGGACGACGATTATCTCGGCCAACGCCTCCGGCAGCGCCAGCTTCGTCGCCGTAGAGTTCGACACCCACCGTGACGCGTgggaccccagcagccggcacATCGGCGTAGACGTGAACAACGTCGACTCACGCGGCAACTTCAGGATCTTGCCGGAAGGCAGCCTCGTGGACGCCGGCGTGATGTCTTCGACGGTGACCTACGACAACGCCACGTCGTGGCTGGACGTCGTCCTCCGCGTCAGTGGTGCCAAGTATGCCCTCGGCGCCACCGTCGACTTGCGAAGCTTGCTGCCGGAGCAGGTCGCGTTAGGCTTCTCGGCGGCCACCGGTGATGCCTTCGGCAGCAGTCACACGTTACTCTCGTGGTCCTTCCACTCCACGCTCCCGACAAGGAACTACACGGCCCTCCCATCTACCTCGTCAACCAAGAAGGCCACCCTACCACTCATAGCCGGGGTTGCCGCCGCAGCCGTGGTGGCGCTCCTGCTCGCGGTCACCGTGGCGGTGCTGCTCCGTCGTGCGAGCAGGAGAAACAGGCAAACAGACGACAAAGACATGCTCGCCGGCGACATGACTCCGGACTCCCTCGATGCCGACGGCGATGAGCTCGGTTCCAGCACGGGACCCCGGCCGATCCCGTACgccagcctggcggcggcggcgaggaactTCGCGGAGGAAGGGAAGCTGGGGCAGGGCGGATCCGGGTCGGTGTACCGGGGCCACATGAAAGAGCTCGGCGGCCGCGATGTCGCGGTCAAGGTATTCCTGCGAGGGGCGTCCTTGGAGGGGAGGAAGGAGTACAGGTCGGAGGTCACCATCATCAGCAGACTGCGTCACCGGAATCTTGTGCAGCTAATCGGCTGGTGCCATGGCCGCAGGCGGCTGCTGCTGGTCTACGAGCTCGTCCACAACGGCAGCCTCGATGGGTACCTCTACAGCAACACCAAAAACGACGTTCTGACTTGGCAAGTTAGGTACGCATGCTTTGAGCCACGTGCACATCCATATCGTTCCAGTCCTATTCTTTACTTACTTTTCTACCTTGACTAAATGAACTAGTCCCtctcccataatataagaatgtttttgatACTACGTATGCTGAAAATACTTACATTACAGACTAGAAAAATCGTCGTATCATTTGAACTGTCCTTTTCTAGCTTTGATTGAGTCCATTGAGATCTAAGTTCTTGGTCGATGCTAGTATTTCTTAGGCTTTTCTTAGCATTACTACTATTTGATTATGCGGTTTCGATATTTCTTAGGCTTTTTCAATGGGTGTCGCTAGGTCTTAGTCGACTAAGATTTAACCAAGTCTCCATCAAGTGACATAATATGCTAGAGAGAAACAGAAAAACTgaaaacaaaattttgcatggaTCGCAATGTAAGATCTCACGAATATAGAATCAACTGAGACACTAGACTTAGCAAGACTGTTTTCCAATAATAACATGTCTTGCTTTTTTCACTATCAGAACTCGGCACTTTACCGAGTGCCCGGCAATGGGAGAAATGCACTCGACGAAAGGTTTGCTGAGTGTTAGACTCGTCAAAGGGAACTCGACAATGAAATAGTCTAGACGGAACAGAGTCGAATGTAAAAGAAAGGCACTCGACAATGAAATAGTCTAGACAGAACAGAGTCGAATGGTGCCATAGCGGTAGTTTGCCGAGTGTTGCACTCAGCAAAAGTTGAGGGGGTTTCTTGAGTGTTACACTTGGCAAATCATTTTAGCATAATTAAAGAAAACGCGGGCGACCTCAGCCTAGCCCAACAATCCTACATGGGGTCGCCAGGATGCCTGGCGGCGTGTTGGGAAGATCATCACGGTAAGGATCCCCTCATGCATCTTCGGTTGTGCGACATAAGCAGAGGGCAACGGTCGCGGGGTCGCCATCGAGCTCGGTGGAAGTGGCTTCAAGCCCAACAAAGCTCCACCTCCATTAGGATAAAGCCGTCGCGAGGTCGGGCCCCTGGATGCACCGGAGATGGCCGCTGCCACCGCGCGTAGCTGCCCCATGAAGAGAGAGGTTATGGCCGTGCATGCACGTCTATTCACTGTCTCTGGGCGTTGCTGGCCCCTGAGGAGGGAGCAGCTGGCTCTAAGATGAGAGTGAGCATCATGGTCAAGCGAGTGACACGACCGCGGGTGAAATTCTAGGAGGCGGCCCTAGATGTTCGGCAGTGGTAGTGACATCATGCCCCCATGGTCTTTGGCGACGTCGTCTCAAGAATAGAGCAGCGATTGggtgaagagagagagagagagagagagagagagagagagagagagagagagagagagagagaggattgataaagaagggagagagagaagagaggacGGAGAGcgtgagggagagggagagggagagaggaatAGGTAGCCATTGGATCTGTGGGAACCAATAgataccccgcgcgttgccgcgggaTTTCTTGTGGTATGCTGGTATGAGAAAGGAAGAATTAAAATGCACATTGCAACTGTTGGCATAATGCACAATATGCATGAAAATAATTGAACGGGCAAATAGGCCCGATGGTAGTAATAGTTTTTTCGTGTAACTTAAAGCCTCATATGCTTGATACAGAAGGAAATAGTAAGGTTTTGGATCCAATGACCGCGTCAGAttattttgtaaacatgggaaaaTAATTTTATCATCAATAAATATGGCATGCAAGATACATGGGCAAGATGGAGATTCTATAACATGTTTGATAGATAAGGGGGAACTTACTTTAGCACCTTGACGGGTTAAGACTTGAGATTGTAGAAGCTACAGTACAGAAACCACTCCAAGGGAGATCAACAATCCAATTCGTATATAAAGAGGAAAGTGATACTGAAAACGAAAAGTAAAATACCAAAATAGCTACCTACCTAGCTGCAGTCACCAACAACAGCGGCAAAGCAATTATTACATTGCTTGACTAATGGAGTATACAGTATGCTGTCCAGAACCACAAATGAAATAAACGATGTGATAAATGGCGACACATGCATGTTTAGAAGTCAGTTACCAGAGGCATTGCATGCATGCGTGTTTAGAAGTCAGTTACCAGAGGcattgcatgcatgcgtgcatgagCTTCGTGCAGTTGTTCCCAAGTGTAGATCCGATGGTTGTCGTACACTAATCTAGTGTATCCAACGGCTAAATTCATTTGGGTGATATGGCTCAAGGAGAAgctagagaattcctagtagtgggggctagctatttagATATAGTAGATGTCTGTGGGAATGAAACGGTGGGGAGGTATGATCCATGGAAGGGTGTCTTTACCCAGTGTCTCTGAAAATGCACATGAAAACatgtttgtattttctttctcctcttttctcttctttcttttctttcttttcttctcttccTTTTTGTGTAAGGCCTAAATATAGACTCACTAAACACAAATAGGAATTTGTTAAAACATTTTCTTGAACTGTTTCACGGACCTgcagttcaaaattgaattatatTAACTAAATATCTAGGAAATGCACTTAATGACTTAAATATAGCAAATGGTTAAAAAATGCTAAATTACATGTGTCATGTAATGGTGTATTTCGAATGTAGAAAAAAGAATCATGGCCACCGGATGAAGCAGGGATCGCTTCACCTTTAAACCTGATTTGTTCCCTTCTAAAACCACAATTCTTTCTAGGAGATGCAACTTTTATGAatccttctcaaatttttaccacagTTTCTAGGGGTCATATAATGAAACCTTCCCAAATTTGATGTTTTTTAGAATTCGTTCGCATTTTCAGAATTAAAAAACCAATAACTTCCATCTTTGCGGTCAAGTCTTGGCATCCTAATGTTTGAAATTTCTTTACTTTTTGGGGGATGGCTTAAACATAGACAGAAGAATAGAAATAGGATCTTTCAACCCTATTTTACCAACCTTTCATGCCCttatagttcaaattttaatATATTCACTAATACTTAGAAAATGCACTTGATTACTTAAATATAGCAAACAGACCCCGAAAAATTTCTAATTTTGACATGGAACATCTCATGGTGTATATTGTGTAGAATTTTTTTCAAGGTCAATAGATGAAGCATCAATCACCTAGCCTTCAAATGTGATCCATTCCCTATTGAAACTATGATTCTTCCTTGGAGATGGTTCGATTTCTAAGGAGTTTACGTCACAACTTTTACGGAAGTTTCTCAATTGTTTACCACCGCCTTTAGGGATCATATAATGACATGCCAAGTTTGATGTTTCTTGGACTTCGTTTGCACTTTTAATAAAAAACAAAAAACCAATAACCTACATGTTTGGGACAAGTCTTGACACCTTCATGTTTGGAATTTCTTTTATTATTTTTTAGTATAGCCTAAACATAGACTCAAGAATACAAAGAGGATTTTTCATAGACGGTCCACACTCATACACGACTAAAAGCTATGAAAGCAAGTCAAGCAGTGCTAGATGATGATAAAATAGAGGCACATCCTTCTTTTGTAGAGTTAATTCTTGGATTGGACATTCTAGCGGCATTCAGAACTTAGTCGGAGTGCTTGGATGAAATCTGATTTTGCTTGATTGTGCCCTTACTTTTGTTATCAGATACCAGATCATTCTTGGACTGGCGTCTGCCGTGCTGTACCTCCACCAAGAATGGGATCAATGCGTCGTCCATGGTGACATTAAGCCGAGCAACATCATGCTGGACGAGTCCTTCAACACCAAGCTAGGCGACTTTGGCCTGTCGCGGCTCATCGACCACGGCATGAGCTTGCAGACAATGACCGCCATGGCTGGTACCCCGGGCTACCTCGACCCAGAGTGCGTCATCACCGGCAAGGCGTCCACGGAGTCCGACATGTACAGCTTCGGTGTCACGCTGCTGGAGATCGTGTGCGGGCGGCGACCGATGGCGCCGCCCAGCGCCGGTGCGAGGGACGGCCAGGTGTTCCGGCTGCTGGAGTGGGTTTGGGACCTCTATGGCAGGGGCGCCGCCCTCGACGCGGCTGACGAGCGTCTCGGCGGCGTGTTCGACCGGTGGGAGATGGAGAGGGTGGTAGCCGTTGGGCTGTGGTCCGCGCACCCAAACCCAAAGATGAGGCCGGCGATGAGGCAGGCCGCCGAGGCGCTGCAGTCAAGGAAGTTCAGGATGCCGGTGCTGCCGCCCAAGATGCCGGTGGCCGTGTACCTGCAGCCTTTCGGAGATTCCGCCATGGAGTACGGCGACAGCACCACCACGGTCGGGTCCGGGGTTACCACGCAGCTGCAGTACTCGTCGACCAGCTGTACAACAGCGACGCAATCTTCAAATACTAGCATGCCGGCGGCTGTAAGTGAGGAGTTGAACCCCAATATAGAGTAGTGGACTTCAGAATTCAGATCGTGGTGGGCGGAAAAGAAGAGTTCCGCTCCAGAATATTTGTACTGTCGAGTTATACAGGGATCAATGCAGTCACGTTGCTTGTAACTGCACTAATAGATTTTATAAACTACTTCCTTCGTCCCATAATGTAACACTACACTAACGtcttactccctccattcctaaatatttgtctttttagatatttcaaatggagtaccacatacggatgtatatagacatactttagagtgtagattcactcattttgctccgtatgtagtcaccttgttgaaatctctagaaagacaaatatttaggaacggagggagtacattacGACTTTATGGGACGGAGTAGTAGATTGTACCCCGCGCTGGTTGGTTTTGGAATCGGTTGCAACATAATTTATTGAAATGCAGTTGTATGGCATATGAATATTTGAATTAATATTGAGATGTGAACTGGTCTTTTCTTTGGAAGAACCAAAAAGGGG is drawn from Aegilops tauschii subsp. strangulata cultivar AL8/78 chromosome 1, Aet v6.0, whole genome shotgun sequence and contains these coding sequences:
- the LOC109762589 gene encoding L-type lectin-domain containing receptor kinase IX.1, with protein sequence MAELKLCLCFLLLCVHVHHATAISFSYNSFRSGDFREEDDAMVTDGRIELVGDEAGGRARGRVLYKQAVQLWDGVKGETASFTTSFNFSIQSLPGRSSTPGHGMTFFVAPYMPEMPQESYDGCLGLFDEKHAPKNGTTIISANASGSASFVAVEFDTHRDAWDPSSRHIGVDVNNVDSRGNFRILPEGSLVDAGVMSSTVTYDNATSWLDVVLRVSGAKYALGATVDLRSLLPEQVALGFSAATGDAFGSSHTLLSWSFHSTLPTRNYTALPSTSSTKKATLPLIAGVAAAAVVALLLAVTVAVLLRRASRRNRQTDDKDMLAGDMTPDSLDADGDELGSSTGPRPIPYASLAAAARNFAEEGKLGQGGSGSVYRGHMKELGGRDVAVKVFLRGASLEGRKEYRSEVTIISRLRHRNLVQLIGWCHGRRRLLLVYELVHNGSLDGYLYSNTKNDVLTWQVRYQIILGLASAVLYLHQEWDQCVVHGDIKPSNIMLDESFNTKLGDFGLSRLIDHGMSLQTMTAMAGTPGYLDPECVITGKASTESDMYSFGVTLLEIVCGRRPMAPPSAGARDGQVFRLLEWVWDLYGRGAALDAADERLGGVFDRWEMERVVAVGLWSAHPNPKMRPAMRQAAEALQSRKFRMPVLPPKMPVAVYLQPFGDSAMEYGDSTTTVGSGVTTQLQYSSTSCTTATQSSNTSMPAAVSEELNPNIE